The Georgenia faecalis genome includes a window with the following:
- a CDS encoding ABC transporter permease, producing MITAVELGLIYAVMALGVYLTFRVLNFPDLTVDGSFTTGAATAAVLITNGTDPLLATAAAGVAGIGAGVITGLLHTKGGINPLLAGILTQIGLYSINLRIMGAANAPLLRETTIFTPLREAGLLGGAVAIALLAAVVLVVKVALDWFLHTDLGLALQATGDNEEMIRSFGVSTDRMKILGLALSNGLVGLAGATVAQYQGFADISMGIGLIVVGLASVILGQAVFGSRTVVISTLAVVLGAILYRVVIQLALQVGLNPNDMKLISALIVVAALVVPQWGVLRRVPRLRALRRSVVSR from the coding sequence ATGATCACCGCCGTCGAGCTGGGGCTCATCTACGCGGTGATGGCCCTGGGCGTGTACCTCACCTTCCGCGTCCTCAACTTCCCCGACCTCACCGTCGACGGCAGCTTCACCACCGGCGCCGCGACGGCGGCCGTGCTCATCACCAACGGCACGGACCCGCTCCTGGCGACGGCCGCGGCGGGCGTGGCCGGTATCGGCGCCGGGGTCATCACCGGACTTCTCCACACCAAGGGCGGCATCAACCCGCTGCTCGCCGGCATCCTCACGCAGATCGGCCTGTACTCGATCAACCTTCGCATCATGGGTGCCGCCAACGCCCCGCTGCTGCGCGAGACGACGATCTTCACCCCGCTGCGCGAGGCCGGGCTCCTGGGAGGTGCCGTCGCCATCGCACTCCTCGCCGCCGTCGTCCTCGTGGTGAAGGTGGCCCTCGACTGGTTCCTGCACACCGACCTCGGGCTCGCCCTCCAGGCGACCGGCGACAACGAGGAGATGATCCGCAGCTTCGGGGTGAGCACCGACCGGATGAAGATCCTCGGTCTGGCCCTGTCCAACGGGCTCGTCGGACTCGCCGGGGCGACCGTGGCCCAGTACCAGGGCTTCGCGGACATCTCCATGGGCATCGGCCTCATCGTCGTCGGCCTCGCCTCGGTGATCCTCGGTCAGGCGGTGTTCGGGTCGCGGACCGTCGTCATCTCCACCCTGGCTGTGGTGCTCGGCGCGATCCTCTACCGGGTCGTCATCCAGCTCGCCCTGCAGGTGGGCCTCAACCCCAACGACATGAAGCTCATCTCCGCGCTCATCGTCGTCGCGGCGCTCGTGGTGCCCCAGTGGGGCGTCCTGCGGCGGGTGCCGAGGCTGCGCGCCCTGCGGCGATCGGTGGTGAGCCGCTGA
- a CDS encoding ABC transporter ATP-binding protein has product MLEITDLSKTFFAGTANERRALDAVSLSLAAGEFATVIGSNGAGKSTLLNLVAGRLRPDSGRVVIDGADVTRLADYQRASYIGRVFQNPMAGSAPEMTIEENLAIADGRGRRRGLRIGVTRAKRERFRAELASLELGLEDRLRTKVGMLSGGQRQALSLLMATFSEPKILLLDEHTAALDPQRAELVLRLTAEAVERHHLTTLMVTHNMEQALRLGTRLIMMHEGRIVVDVAGERKRTATVADLLAAFERVKGAGLDDRALLG; this is encoded by the coding sequence ATGCTCGAGATCACCGACCTGTCCAAGACGTTCTTCGCCGGCACCGCCAACGAGCGCCGGGCGCTCGACGCCGTCTCCCTCTCGCTGGCGGCGGGGGAGTTCGCCACCGTCATCGGCTCCAACGGCGCCGGGAAGTCGACGCTGCTCAACCTCGTCGCCGGGCGCCTGCGGCCGGACTCGGGACGCGTGGTCATCGACGGCGCGGACGTCACCCGCCTCGCCGACTACCAGCGCGCCAGCTACATCGGCCGCGTCTTCCAGAACCCCATGGCGGGCAGCGCGCCGGAGATGACCATCGAGGAGAACCTCGCCATCGCCGACGGCCGGGGCCGACGGCGCGGGCTGCGCATCGGCGTCACGCGCGCCAAGCGCGAGCGCTTCCGGGCCGAGCTCGCCTCGCTCGAGCTCGGGCTCGAGGACCGCCTGCGGACCAAGGTGGGCATGCTCTCCGGCGGCCAGCGCCAGGCGCTCTCGCTGCTCATGGCGACGTTCTCCGAGCCGAAGATCCTCCTGCTCGACGAGCACACCGCCGCCCTCGACCCGCAGCGCGCCGAGCTCGTGCTGCGCCTCACGGCGGAGGCGGTGGAGCGGCACCACCTCACCACGCTCATGGTCACCCACAACATGGAGCAGGCCCTGCGGCTGGGCACGCGGCTCATCATGATGCACGAGGGCCGGATCGTCGTCGACGTCGCGGGGGAGCGGAAGCGCACCGCCACGGTGGCCGACCTGCTCGCCGCCTTCGAGCGGGTCAAGGGCGCCGGCCTCGACGACCGCGCGCTGCTGGGATAG
- a CDS encoding MarR family winged helix-turn-helix transcriptional regulator, whose product MSDSALHLQACGELMDALAVLVRLNRTISVDVARSAGLAPAQLGLLGLIDILDEARIADIADQQIVDPSVASRQVATLEQLGFVARRADPADGRASLVRLTDEGRAILASSRDGRHRRISAALADWSTEDLGAIAGQLRRVGQVIERTEHGRRGVTA is encoded by the coding sequence ATGTCCGATAGCGCCCTCCACCTCCAGGCGTGCGGGGAGCTGATGGATGCGCTCGCGGTGCTCGTCCGGCTCAACCGCACCATCAGCGTCGACGTCGCCCGCTCCGCCGGCCTCGCCCCGGCCCAGCTCGGCCTCCTCGGCCTCATCGACATCCTGGACGAGGCGCGGATCGCCGACATCGCCGACCAGCAGATCGTCGATCCCTCCGTCGCCAGCCGCCAGGTCGCCACCCTCGAGCAGCTCGGGTTCGTCGCCCGTCGCGCCGACCCGGCGGACGGGCGGGCCTCCCTCGTGCGACTCACGGACGAGGGCCGGGCGATCCTCGCCAGCTCGCGCGACGGCCGCCACCGACGCATCTCGGCGGCGCTGGCGGACTGGAGCACGGAGGACCTCGGGGCGATCGCGGGCCAGCTGCGCCGCGTCGGGCAGGTCATCGAGCGCACGGAGCACGGACGCCGGGGGGTAACGGCATGA
- a CDS encoding GH92 family glycosyl hydrolase, giving the protein MQPKEILQMTLPTPARRRTGRAIAASLVGALAGTMGIAAMALPAAAAETEFASSFESADPQPAETQPFRTGPVNFTGDRFAAGSLLGFVTNVSATGSSPDNEAPPNAADGNPNSKWLTRAASGTLTYQLSEPTSITGYALTSANDAPERDPRDFAVEGSTDGVTWVRLDAQTGQAWKVGTENNRFVTKDYALAERSAEFTYYRLAVTANAGPNSTLMQLADFDLLDADRGVTISPMVSEVASGPASSHTAKTGVGFTGVRSLQYSGQILAEGDASATNELFDVDVDLAEDSQLTYKIFPVLDAELTYAATHVAVDLLLDDGTLLSATDATDAYGYAANARSQGTGQILWPDQWNSVTVDLGALAGRTVDKVLLSYDQPGAPAGTPVLGYLDDVTIEAAEPRDTSDGLISYVDTRRGTNSTGGFSRGNNLPASAWPNGFNFITPMTNPNTTGTVYSYQRENNAQNLPGLAGIGFSHQPSIWMGDRNQLAVMPADGTSPTSSINDRRLAFRHENEVARPDLYAVEFENGIATEVAPTDHGAVYRFTFTGDAGSVLVDQGVGTSGLNVSADGAVTGWVDGGSGWPGRTRMFVSGQFDATPTAAGATPRGDRASARYAAFDTSEDTTVELRIASSFISVDQATHNLELELDGRTFEDVQADVMAAWNDRLSVITDVEGATDAELVNLYSGLYRLNLYPNSQFENVGTADSPRYEYASPVSPTTGSATATETNAEVVPGKVYVNNGFWDTYRTAWPAYSMLYPDLTEELVDGFVEQYREGGWVARWSSPGYADLMTGTSSDVSFAEAYLAGALSNDLALEAYDAAVTNATVLPASNAVGRKGLERSIFLGFTDATTHQSASWGLEGFINDFGIAQMAQALAEDPATPQGRVQQLREEAEYFDVRAGHFAEMYNPEAGVFTARNADGTWSDGADFDKKAWGGAFTEASGWTFAFHAPHDVDGLAALYGGRRELLDELDAFLTTQERADYSGIHEAREARDVRLGMLGMSNQVAHHIPYILAEAGDPAGAQALVRDIQQRLFAGSDIGQGYPGDEDNGEFSAWYIFSALGFYPLQVGSGDYTIGSPLFDSVTLNLGDTPLTINAPGASDGMVYVAGLEHNGVALTDTTIDGDLIRGGGTLDFTMSETPTSWGAKDLDEELTAPQALVDATKPGFGTFSASDGTDVRALTDDHMRSAVTFDGDSAELTWSSVSGAVFVHQYTLTSTTGEGVSTPESWTLEGSADGQTWTELDARRGQEFPRATQTRPFSVPDGAAAYAHYRLTVSAAEGNLGLAEVELFATPAEAGDLRVLAADEQSVRVGQEFAGQLGTVIGGDFTAEDTVVVDYRDGTGPQDAVLSDNGLGGWTVRAPHTFTQPGVYDAAITATDSVGTVATATTRVNAFRDDTFVGNFNNVCIGDLNLTAGSCDGQGHSYFRDKLAASGFVQGETITVPGTELTFDLPDIAPGEPDNVTGEGQTFRVDLGEGATQISLIGTATESGKQLTGTLTFSDGTEQALPIAFGDWVGASGTPAYGNIRVGLSEGRLSGVNPESTVKNSAIFATRPLTLAVDEAGTPKTVVSITLPQETGSLESQGRTHTFAIASDGERQAAVDLAVTAGEVAPQTTGVAFEATLATVTGGAGEDRSAVVNWGDGSPVSQVDVVDGTIVAGHTYAAAGTYEVWVTADDGARSASVSLEITVVDPDPVYEPEISATPAVVRPGGVVTVTGTGFAPEESVTVTLGDETATVTASDEGAIEAELTVPADAADGSYPVTALGAVSLVAASAEVRVEAAVAEPVATSVVLTASTAEPVAGEAFELTATVSPEAAAGQVEFRDGDVVVGSATVAGGVATVDVTAETSGAHTYTAHFVPDDAEAFAASVSEPLLLEVRSAPVLEAEIELSADEVARGEAFEVIGRGYAPGETVMVTLGADAALLGEAVADEAGAFRLEVTMPDDAELGEHVVTATGQDSELTAEATLSVVEAGEGPGDGPGDGPGDGDGPGDGDGPGDGDGPGDGNGPGDGAGPGDGAGPGDGSGPGGGSGPGDGNGPGHGGGSGDGPGAGDLPNTGADVALLVAVMLGLVAAGGLAVVLRRRMTDVG; this is encoded by the coding sequence ATGCAGCCGAAGGAGATCCTGCAGATGACCCTGCCGACACCCGCACGACGGCGGACGGGACGCGCGATCGCGGCCTCGCTCGTCGGGGCCCTCGCGGGCACGATGGGGATCGCCGCCATGGCGCTTCCCGCCGCGGCCGCCGAGACCGAGTTCGCCTCGTCGTTCGAGTCAGCCGACCCGCAGCCCGCGGAGACCCAGCCGTTCCGCACCGGGCCGGTGAACTTCACCGGTGACCGGTTCGCGGCCGGCAGCCTCCTCGGCTTCGTCACGAACGTCAGCGCGACCGGCTCCAGCCCGGACAACGAGGCGCCGCCGAACGCCGCCGACGGCAACCCGAACTCGAAGTGGCTCACCCGCGCCGCCTCCGGCACGCTCACCTACCAGCTGAGCGAGCCCACCTCGATCACTGGTTACGCGCTCACCTCCGCCAACGACGCGCCCGAGCGTGACCCGCGCGACTTCGCGGTCGAGGGCTCGACCGACGGCGTCACCTGGGTCCGGCTCGACGCGCAGACCGGGCAGGCGTGGAAGGTCGGCACCGAGAACAACCGCTTCGTCACCAAGGACTACGCGCTCGCCGAGCGCAGCGCCGAGTTCACGTACTACCGCCTCGCCGTCACGGCGAACGCCGGCCCGAACTCGACCCTCATGCAGCTTGCCGACTTCGACCTCCTCGACGCGGACCGCGGCGTGACGATCTCGCCGATGGTCTCCGAGGTGGCCTCCGGCCCCGCGTCCTCCCACACGGCGAAGACCGGTGTCGGCTTCACCGGCGTCCGCTCCCTGCAGTACAGCGGGCAGATCCTCGCCGAGGGTGACGCCAGCGCGACGAACGAGCTGTTCGACGTCGACGTGGACCTCGCCGAGGACAGCCAGCTCACCTACAAGATCTTCCCGGTGCTCGATGCCGAGCTCACCTACGCCGCCACGCACGTCGCCGTCGACCTCCTCCTCGACGACGGCACGCTCCTCTCCGCGACGGACGCCACCGACGCGTACGGCTACGCGGCGAACGCGCGCTCGCAGGGGACGGGCCAGATCCTCTGGCCCGACCAGTGGAACTCCGTCACCGTCGACCTCGGCGCGCTCGCCGGCCGCACGGTGGACAAGGTCCTGCTCTCATACGACCAGCCCGGCGCCCCCGCCGGCACCCCCGTGCTTGGCTACCTCGACGACGTGACGATCGAGGCCGCCGAGCCTCGCGACACCTCCGACGGGCTCATCAGCTACGTCGACACCCGCCGCGGCACGAACTCCACCGGCGGCTTCTCGCGCGGCAACAACCTGCCCGCCAGCGCGTGGCCGAACGGCTTCAACTTCATCACCCCGATGACGAACCCGAACACCACGGGCACCGTCTACAGCTACCAGCGCGAGAACAACGCGCAGAACCTGCCCGGGCTCGCCGGCATCGGCTTCTCGCACCAGCCGAGCATCTGGATGGGTGACCGCAACCAGCTCGCGGTGATGCCCGCCGACGGCACCAGCCCCACGTCGAGCATCAACGACCGCCGGCTCGCGTTCCGCCACGAGAACGAGGTGGCCCGGCCCGACCTGTACGCCGTCGAGTTCGAGAACGGCATCGCCACCGAGGTGGCCCCCACGGACCACGGCGCCGTCTACCGCTTCACCTTCACCGGTGACGCCGGCAGCGTGCTCGTCGACCAGGGTGTCGGTACCTCGGGTCTCAACGTCTCCGCCGACGGCGCCGTCACCGGCTGGGTCGACGGCGGCTCCGGCTGGCCCGGCCGCACCCGGATGTTCGTCTCCGGCCAGTTCGACGCCACCCCCACCGCCGCGGGCGCCACGCCGCGCGGTGACCGCGCCTCCGCGCGGTACGCCGCCTTCGACACGTCGGAGGACACGACGGTCGAGCTGCGCATCGCGTCGTCGTTCATCTCCGTCGACCAGGCGACGCACAACCTCGAGCTCGAGCTGGACGGGCGGACCTTCGAGGACGTCCAGGCCGACGTCATGGCCGCGTGGAACGACCGCCTCAGCGTCATCACCGACGTCGAGGGCGCCACCGACGCCGAGCTCGTCAACCTCTACTCGGGCCTGTACCGGCTCAACCTCTACCCGAACTCGCAGTTCGAGAACGTCGGCACCGCGGACAGCCCGCGCTACGAGTACGCCAGCCCCGTCTCCCCGACGACGGGCAGCGCGACGGCGACCGAGACCAACGCCGAGGTCGTGCCGGGCAAGGTCTACGTCAACAACGGGTTCTGGGACACCTACCGCACCGCCTGGCCGGCGTACTCGATGCTCTACCCGGACCTCACCGAGGAGCTCGTCGACGGGTTCGTCGAGCAGTACCGCGAGGGCGGCTGGGTCGCCCGCTGGTCCTCGCCGGGCTACGCGGACCTCATGACCGGCACGAGCTCGGACGTCTCCTTCGCCGAGGCCTACCTCGCCGGCGCGCTGAGCAACGACCTCGCGCTCGAGGCGTACGACGCCGCCGTGACGAACGCGACCGTGCTCCCGGCGTCCAACGCCGTGGGCCGCAAGGGCCTCGAGCGGTCGATCTTCCTCGGCTTCACCGACGCCACCACCCACCAGTCCGCCTCCTGGGGGCTCGAGGGCTTCATCAACGACTTCGGCATCGCGCAGATGGCCCAGGCGCTCGCCGAGGACCCCGCCACCCCGCAGGGCCGCGTGCAGCAGCTGCGCGAGGAGGCCGAGTACTTCGACGTCCGCGCCGGGCACTTCGCCGAGATGTACAACCCCGAGGCCGGCGTGTTCACCGCCCGCAACGCGGACGGCACGTGGTCCGACGGCGCCGACTTCGACAAGAAGGCCTGGGGTGGCGCGTTCACCGAGGCCAGCGGCTGGACGTTCGCGTTCCACGCCCCGCACGACGTCGACGGGCTCGCGGCCCTCTACGGCGGGCGCCGCGAGCTGCTCGACGAGCTCGACGCGTTCCTCACCACGCAGGAGCGGGCCGACTACTCCGGGATCCACGAGGCGCGCGAGGCGCGCGACGTCCGGCTCGGCATGCTCGGCATGTCCAACCAGGTCGCCCACCACATCCCTTACATCCTCGCCGAGGCGGGTGACCCGGCCGGGGCGCAGGCGCTCGTCCGCGACATCCAGCAGCGGCTGTTCGCCGGCTCCGACATCGGTCAGGGCTACCCCGGCGACGAGGACAACGGCGAGTTCTCGGCCTGGTACATCTTCTCGGCGCTCGGGTTCTACCCGCTCCAGGTGGGCTCGGGCGACTACACGATCGGGTCCCCGCTGTTCGACAGCGTCACCCTCAACCTCGGTGACACCCCGCTGACGATCAACGCTCCGGGCGCGAGCGACGGCATGGTCTACGTGGCCGGGCTCGAGCACAACGGTGTCGCGCTCACGGACACGACGATCGACGGCGACCTCATCCGCGGCGGCGGCACGCTCGACTTCACGATGAGCGAGACGCCGACGAGCTGGGGCGCGAAGGATCTCGACGAGGAGCTCACGGCGCCCCAGGCGCTCGTCGACGCCACGAAGCCCGGCTTCGGCACCTTCTCGGCGAGCGACGGCACGGACGTCCGTGCGCTCACGGACGACCACATGCGCTCGGCCGTGACCTTCGACGGCGACAGCGCCGAGCTCACGTGGTCCTCGGTGAGCGGCGCCGTCTTCGTCCACCAGTACACGCTCACGAGCACGACCGGTGAGGGCGTCTCCACGCCCGAGTCGTGGACGCTCGAGGGCTCGGCCGACGGCCAGACGTGGACCGAGCTGGACGCACGCCGCGGGCAGGAGTTCCCGCGGGCGACGCAGACCCGGCCGTTCTCGGTCCCCGACGGCGCCGCCGCCTACGCCCACTACCGGCTCACCGTCTCGGCGGCCGAGGGCAACCTCGGCCTGGCCGAGGTCGAGCTGTTCGCCACCCCCGCCGAGGCGGGCGACCTCCGGGTCCTCGCCGCGGACGAGCAGAGCGTGCGGGTCGGCCAGGAGTTCGCCGGCCAGCTCGGCACGGTCATCGGTGGCGACTTCACCGCCGAGGACACCGTCGTCGTCGACTACCGCGACGGCACCGGCCCGCAGGACGCCGTGCTCAGCGACAACGGCCTGGGCGGGTGGACGGTGCGCGCACCGCACACCTTCACCCAGCCCGGCGTCTACGACGCCGCGATCACGGCCACCGACAGCGTCGGGACGGTCGCGACCGCCACGACGCGGGTGAACGCGTTCCGCGACGACACCTTCGTGGGCAACTTCAACAACGTCTGCATCGGTGACCTCAACCTGACCGCCGGCAGCTGCGACGGCCAGGGGCACTCCTACTTCCGCGACAAGCTCGCGGCGAGCGGGTTCGTCCAGGGCGAGACCATCACGGTGCCCGGCACCGAGCTGACGTTCGACCTGCCCGACATCGCCCCCGGCGAGCCGGACAACGTCACCGGTGAGGGGCAGACGTTCCGCGTCGACCTCGGCGAGGGCGCGACGCAGATCTCCCTCATCGGCACCGCGACCGAGTCCGGCAAGCAGCTCACGGGCACGCTGACGTTCTCCGACGGCACCGAGCAGGCCCTGCCGATCGCCTTCGGCGACTGGGTGGGCGCCTCCGGCACCCCCGCCTACGGCAACATCCGGGTCGGCCTGTCGGAGGGGCGCCTCTCCGGGGTCAACCCGGAGTCGACGGTGAAGAACTCCGCGATCTTCGCCACCCGGCCGCTCACCCTCGCGGTGGACGAGGCCGGCACGCCCAAGACGGTCGTGAGCATCACGCTGCCCCAGGAGACGGGCTCCCTGGAGTCCCAGGGCCGCACCCACACCTTCGCGATCGCCTCCGACGGCGAGCGGCAGGCGGCGGTGGACCTCGCGGTCACGGCCGGCGAGGTCGCGCCCCAGACGACCGGCGTCGCCTTCGAGGCGACGCTCGCGACCGTCACCGGCGGCGCCGGTGAGGACCGGAGCGCGGTCGTCAACTGGGGCGACGGGTCTCCCGTCTCCCAGGTCGACGTCGTCGACGGCACCATCGTCGCCGGTCACACGTACGCCGCCGCCGGGACCTACGAGGTCTGGGTGACGGCGGACGACGGCGCCCGCTCGGCGTCGGTGTCCCTCGAGATCACGGTCGTGGACCCGGACCCGGTGTACGAGCCGGAGATCTCCGCTACGCCCGCGGTCGTGCGGCCCGGAGGGGTCGTCACGGTCACCGGTACCGGGTTCGCCCCGGAGGAGTCGGTGACGGTGACGCTCGGTGACGAGACCGCCACGGTCACGGCGTCGGACGAGGGGGCCATCGAGGCCGAGCTCACCGTGCCGGCCGACGCCGCGGACGGCAGCTACCCGGTGACCGCGCTCGGTGCGGTGTCCCTGGTGGCCGCCAGCGCCGAGGTCCGGGTCGAGGCCGCTGTGGCCGAGCCCGTCGCGACGAGCGTCGTGCTCACCGCGAGCACGGCCGAGCCGGTCGCGGGTGAGGCGTTCGAGCTGACGGCGACCGTGTCGCCCGAGGCCGCCGCCGGCCAGGTCGAGTTCCGCGACGGCGACGTCGTGGTGGGCTCGGCGACGGTCGCCGGCGGGGTCGCGACGGTCGACGTCACGGCCGAGACGTCGGGCGCCCACACCTACACGGCGCACTTCGTGCCCGACGACGCCGAGGCCTTCGCGGCCTCGGTCTCCGAGCCGCTCCTGCTCGAGGTGCGTAGCGCCCCGGTGCTCGAGGCGGAGATCGAGCTCTCCGCGGACGAGGTCGCCCGTGGCGAGGCGTTCGAGGTCATCGGCCGGGGCTACGCGCCCGGCGAGACCGTGATGGTGACGCTGGGTGCCGATGCGGCGCTCCTCGGCGAGGCCGTCGCGGACGAGGCCGGCGCGTTCCGGCTCGAGGTCACGATGCCCGACGACGCCGAGCTCGGCGAGCACGTCGTCACGGCCACCGGGCAGGACTCGGAGCTCACGGCGGAGGCGACGCTCAGCGTCGTCGAGGCCGGCGAGGGCCCCGGTGACGGTCCTGGTGACGGTCCTGGTGACGGTGACGGTCCTGGTGACGGTGACGGTCCTGGTGACGGTGACGGTCCTGGTGACGGCAACGGCCCCGGTGACGGTGCTGGCCCCGGCGACGGTGCTGGCCCCGGTGACGGTTCCGGTCCTGGCGGCGGCTCCGGCCCCGGCGACGGCAACGGACCTGGTCACGGCGGCGGCTCCGGCGACGGTCCGGGTGCCGGCGACCTGCCGAACACCGGTGCGGATGTCGCGCTGCTCGTCGCGGTCATGCTGGGCCTCGTCGCAGCCGGCGGCCTCGCCGTCGTCCTGCGCCGCCGGATGACGGACGTCGGCTAG
- a CDS encoding ABC transporter substrate-binding protein codes for MKRFEKRWAGTALVVPVLALAACGGGGDGGGDATSGGATSGGATTGAGGESVSIGITQIVSHPSLDAAREGFKEALADAGYDVTYDEQNAQGDPATATSIATTFAGAGHDLVLAIATPTAQASAQAIIDTPILITAVTDPLEAGLVDSWESPGGNLTGTSDLNPVEEQLSLLTEIAPDAKTVGIVYSSGEVNSEIQVALAEEAAAELGLTIEVATVTTSAEVQQAAESLDVDAFYVPTDNTVVSAFESLLQVAEADQVPVIAAEADTVERGAVATYGIDYTELGYQTGEMAVEILEGADPADMPIQTQEELTLVVNPAAAERLGVEIPDAVLERADTVLE; via the coding sequence ATGAAGCGGTTCGAGAAGCGCTGGGCGGGCACCGCCCTCGTGGTCCCGGTCCTCGCGCTCGCCGCCTGCGGTGGCGGCGGCGACGGCGGTGGAGACGCGACGTCCGGCGGCGCCACGTCCGGTGGCGCGACGACCGGGGCCGGTGGGGAGAGCGTGAGCATCGGCATCACCCAGATCGTCTCCCACCCCTCGCTCGACGCCGCCCGCGAGGGCTTCAAGGAGGCGCTGGCCGACGCGGGCTACGACGTCACCTACGACGAGCAGAACGCCCAGGGCGACCCGGCGACCGCGACGTCCATCGCCACCACCTTCGCCGGCGCCGGCCACGACCTCGTCCTCGCCATCGCCACGCCGACGGCGCAGGCGAGCGCCCAGGCGATCATCGACACCCCCATCCTCATCACCGCGGTCACCGACCCGCTCGAGGCGGGCCTCGTCGACAGCTGGGAGAGCCCCGGCGGGAACCTCACCGGCACCTCCGACCTCAACCCCGTCGAGGAGCAGCTCAGCCTCCTCACCGAGATCGCGCCGGACGCCAAGACCGTCGGCATCGTCTACAGCTCCGGTGAGGTGAACTCGGAGATCCAGGTGGCGCTCGCCGAGGAGGCCGCCGCCGAGCTCGGCCTGACGATCGAGGTCGCCACGGTGACCACCTCCGCCGAGGTCCAGCAGGCGGCGGAGTCCCTCGACGTCGACGCCTTCTACGTCCCCACCGACAACACCGTCGTCTCCGCGTTCGAGTCGCTGCTCCAGGTGGCCGAGGCCGACCAGGTGCCGGTCATCGCCGCCGAGGCGGACACGGTCGAGCGGGGGGCCGTCGCCACGTACGGGATCGACTACACCGAGCTCGGGTACCAGACCGGGGAGATGGCGGTGGAGATCCTCGAGGGCGCCGACCCCGCCGACATGCCGATCCAGACCCAGGAGGAGCTGACCCTGGTCGTCAACCCCGCCGCGGCCGAGCGCCTCGGCGTCGAGATCCCCGACGCGGTCCTCGAGCGCGCCGACACCGTCCTGGAGTGA
- a CDS encoding LacI family DNA-binding transcriptional regulator, which yields MREPSPVRRATLAQVAELAGVSLKTASRALGGEPYVSDATRAQVLTAARSLDYQRNSAASLLASGRLSDSVSLITGDITNPFYSALAKGLEDAISERHMHLSVANARESAEQEWRLARSLADHQTKAIVVVSAMADHSPYKTLQARGIPVVFVDRPAEQVAADSVVLDNRGGGRTAATHLLGCGHRRIAFVGDYDWLPTHRERIAGMAEILDDAGVSGWRDLVRTGAHDAATARQHVRELLALPDPPTAFVAGNNQIVLGLVEELAAGAPASGRPAVIGFDDFEWARVLGITVVAHDAGEMGAHAARLALDRLRDREREIETVVLPMTLIARGSGELAPPA from the coding sequence GTGCGCGAACCGTCCCCCGTCCGCCGTGCCACGCTCGCGCAGGTCGCCGAGCTCGCCGGCGTGAGCCTCAAGACCGCCTCCCGGGCGTTGGGCGGCGAGCCCTACGTCAGCGACGCGACCCGGGCCCAGGTCCTCACGGCGGCGCGCTCCCTCGACTACCAGCGCAACTCCGCGGCGAGCCTGCTGGCGAGCGGCCGACTCTCGGACTCGGTCAGCCTCATCACCGGCGACATCACCAACCCGTTCTACTCGGCGCTCGCCAAGGGCCTCGAGGACGCCATCAGCGAGCGCCACATGCACCTGTCGGTGGCGAACGCCCGCGAGTCCGCCGAGCAGGAGTGGCGCCTGGCGCGCAGCCTCGCCGACCACCAGACCAAGGCGATCGTCGTCGTCTCGGCGATGGCGGACCACTCCCCCTACAAGACGCTGCAGGCGCGCGGGATCCCCGTCGTCTTCGTCGACCGGCCCGCCGAGCAGGTGGCGGCCGACTCCGTCGTCCTCGACAACCGCGGCGGTGGCCGGACGGCGGCGACCCACCTCCTCGGGTGCGGCCACCGGCGCATCGCCTTCGTCGGCGACTACGACTGGCTCCCCACCCACCGCGAGCGCATCGCCGGGATGGCCGAGATCCTCGACGACGCCGGGGTGAGCGGGTGGCGGGACCTCGTGCGGACCGGCGCGCACGACGCCGCCACGGCCCGCCAGCACGTCCGCGAGCTCCTCGCCCTGCCGGACCCGCCGACGGCGTTCGTCGCCGGCAACAACCAGATCGTCCTCGGTCTCGTGGAGGAGCTGGCCGCGGGCGCCCCCGCCAGCGGCCGCCCCGCCGTCATCGGCTTCGACGACTTCGAGTGGGCGCGCGTGCTCGGTATCACCGTCGTCGCGCACGACGCCGGCGAGATGGGCGCTCACGCCGCCCGCCTCGCCCTCGACCGGCTCCGGGACCGGGAGCGGGAGATCGAGACGGTCGTCCTGCCGATGACGCTCATCGCCCGTGGTTCCGGCGAGCTCGCCCCGCCCGCGTAG